In a genomic window of Candidatus Tectomicrobia bacterium:
- a CDS encoding NTP transferase domain-containing protein has translation MSNLMEESAGLQQSEMLCASESESTWSVLLAGGNGSRLSTLTRRFHSDARPKQFATLIGTRSMLQHTYERALWHSPPERILAVITEGQQRWAFSQLPDVPTRNFIVQPQNRDTGPAICLAVAHVMGIEPQASVVIFPTDHFIYPEKSLRENIDRVLPLLNGYITMSAVLLGAQPSGPSTGLGWIQRGKEVRAEGPPRLCQVDRFIEKPRLEIAKRLYQDGALWNTFILAGKASRLWYLLWKRMPETMACVSAYSKEVRQDGWNSRLADLFADVVPFNFSTQVLQREPRELLVTPLEGVTWNDWGTVEGVRDTLEVMGWQDRIPERVFEGGTLVSAAAGRTFA, from the coding sequence ATGTCCAACCTCATGGAAGAGTCTGCGGGGCTTCAGCAAAGCGAGATGCTGTGCGCCAGTGAAAGCGAATCCACTTGGAGCGTCCTGCTGGCGGGAGGCAACGGCAGCCGGCTCTCCACCCTTACCCGCAGGTTCCATTCGGACGCCCGTCCGAAGCAGTTCGCGACCCTCATCGGCACGCGCTCCATGCTCCAGCACACCTATGAGAGGGCGCTCTGGCATTCCCCGCCGGAGAGGATCCTGGCGGTCATCACCGAGGGCCAGCAGCGCTGGGCCTTCAGCCAGCTTCCGGACGTCCCGACGCGCAACTTCATTGTTCAGCCACAGAACCGGGACACCGGCCCCGCCATCTGCTTGGCCGTGGCTCACGTGATGGGCATCGAGCCGCAGGCTTCCGTCGTCATTTTCCCCACGGACCACTTCATCTATCCGGAAAAGTCGCTGCGGGAGAACATCGACCGCGTCCTTCCCCTCCTGAACGGCTACATCACGATGAGCGCTGTCCTCCTGGGTGCGCAGCCGAGCGGCCCGAGCACCGGGCTCGGCTGGATTCAGCGCGGCAAGGAGGTGAGGGCAGAGGGCCCGCCGAGGCTCTGCCAGGTCGACCGCTTCATCGAGAAGCCCCGGCTGGAAATCGCGAAACGGCTCTACCAGGATGGGGCTCTCTGGAATACCTTCATCCTCGCCGGCAAGGCCAGCAGGCTCTGGTACCTGCTCTGGAAGCGGATGCCGGAAACCATGGCCTGCGTCTCCGCGTATTCCAAGGAAGTCCGGCAGGACGGCTGGAACAGCCGCCTGGCCGACCTCTTCGCCGACGTGGTTCCCTTCAATTTTTCCACCCAAGTTCTCCAGCGCGAGCCCCGGGAGCTGCTGGTGACGCCCCTGGAGGGGGTCACCTGGAACGACTGGGGGACGGTGGAAGGCGTGCGGGACACGCTGGAGGTCATGGGGTGGCAGGACCGCATCCCGGAGCGCGTTTTCGAGGGGGGCACCCTCGTCTCCGCGGCTGCCGGGAGGACATTCGCCTGA
- a CDS encoding sigma-70 family RNA polymerase sigma factor, which yields MDRTEFEPLALEHLDALYRGALRLTGSPEDAQDLVQEVYVRALRFHAQFQAGTNLKAWLFKILKNTYINQYRKNARNPEPLDLDDPAIGLAAAGNPHPASSTGPEAEVLKRLLAEDLEKALSSLPEIFRRVVILSDVEGFSYREIADIEGCPLGTVMSRLHRARRTLQGLLQKYAKNI from the coding sequence ATGGATAGAACCGAATTCGAACCTCTCGCGCTCGAACACCTGGATGCCCTCTACCGGGGCGCCCTCCGGCTGACGGGAAGCCCGGAGGATGCCCAGGACCTCGTGCAGGAGGTGTATGTCCGGGCGCTGCGCTTCCATGCCCAGTTCCAGGCCGGCACCAATCTCAAGGCCTGGCTCTTCAAGATCCTGAAGAACACCTACATCAACCAATACCGGAAGAACGCCCGGAACCCCGAACCCCTCGACCTGGACGACCCGGCCATCGGGCTGGCCGCGGCGGGGAACCCCCATCCCGCCTCGTCCACCGGCCCGGAGGCCGAGGTCCTCAAGCGCCTGCTGGCCGAGGACCTCGAGAAGGCCCTCTCGTCCCTGCCGGAGATCTTCCGGCGGGTGGTGATTCTCTCGGACGTGGAAGGCTTTTCCTATCGGGAAATCGCCGATATCGAGGGATGCCCCCTGGGCACGGTCATGTCCCGGCTGCACCGGGCCCGGCGGACGCTTCAGGGCCTGCTCCAAAAATATGCAAAAAATATATGA
- a CDS encoding SDR family oxidoreductase → MPPFPPQHQEKPGIEAGLRPRPQYEGEGYRGSGKLDGKVALVTGGDSGIGRAVAVLFAREGADVAIVYLPVEQRDAEETCRTVEAEGTRAMLIPGDVTQPSFCRQAVEKTVREFDHLDILVNNAAYQQHLSGLEEITEEQWDQTFKTNIYGYFYMAKAAIGHMKPGAVILNSGSITGLEGSGKLIDYSSTKGAIHTFTKSLAHNLLERGIRVNCVSPGPVWTPLNPSDRPAEEISQFGSQVPMGRPAQPEEIAPAFVFFASDADSRYITGEILTLTGGKTTAA, encoded by the coding sequence ATTCCTCCGTTTCCCCCCCAGCACCAGGAAAAGCCCGGCATCGAGGCGGGGCTGCGGCCGAGGCCCCAGTACGAGGGAGAGGGCTACCGCGGCTCCGGCAAGCTGGACGGAAAGGTGGCGCTCGTCACAGGAGGCGATTCGGGCATCGGCCGCGCGGTCGCCGTGCTTTTCGCCCGCGAGGGAGCGGATGTCGCCATCGTGTATCTCCCGGTCGAGCAGCGGGACGCCGAGGAGACATGCCGTACCGTCGAGGCGGAGGGAACGAGGGCTATGCTGATCCCGGGGGATGTCACCCAGCCCTCCTTCTGCCGGCAGGCCGTCGAGAAGACTGTCCGCGAGTTCGATCACCTCGACATTCTGGTGAACAACGCCGCGTATCAGCAGCATCTGAGCGGACTGGAGGAGATCACAGAGGAGCAGTGGGACCAAACCTTCAAGACGAACATCTACGGCTACTTCTACATGGCCAAGGCCGCCATCGGCCACATGAAGCCCGGGGCCGTCATCCTCAATTCGGGCTCCATCACCGGGCTGGAGGGCAGCGGAAAGCTCATCGACTACTCCTCCACCAAGGGCGCCATCCACACGTTCACCAAGTCGCTGGCGCACAATCTCCTCGAGCGCGGCATCCGGGTGAACTGCGTGTCGCCGGGGCCGGTCTGGACTCCGCTCAACCCCTCGGACCGCCCGGCGGAGGAGATCTCCCAGTTCGGCTCCCAGGTGCCGATGGGCAGGCCCGCGCAGCCCGAGGAGATCGCCCCCGCCTTCGTGTTCTTCGCCTCGGACGCGGACTCGCGGTACATCACCGGGGAAATCCTCACCTTGACCGGCGGAAAGACCACCGCCGCCTGA
- a CDS encoding Rho termination factor N-terminal domain-containing protein: protein MPKWSHKDERQYEHIKESSRKRGASTRRAKEIAGRTVNKRRREESRTPNRRTQGTGNPRWGLEARSKEELYNIAGEKNIGGRSKMNKAELVEAIRKSR, encoded by the coding sequence ATGCCGAAATGGTCCCACAAGGATGAGCGCCAATACGAGCACATCAAAGAGAGCTCCCGGAAGCGGGGAGCATCCACGAGACGGGCGAAGGAAATCGCCGGCCGCACGGTGAACAAGCGGCGCCGCGAGGAGAGCCGGACGCCCAATAGGCGGACGCAGGGCACCGGGAACCCCAGGTGGGGGCTCGAGGCGCGCTCCAAGGAAGAGCTCTACAACATCGCCGGCGAGAAAAACATCGGGGGCCGGAGCAAGATGAACAAGGCCGAACTCGTCGAAGCGATCCGGAAGAGCCGCTGA